From Apium graveolens cultivar Ventura chromosome 9, ASM990537v1, whole genome shotgun sequence, the proteins below share one genomic window:
- the LOC141682455 gene encoding rho GTPase-activating protein 2-like: MTGMVMIRKASVCGGGGKESKRNGEEEQESLLALLVSAIRKSMVSCRVEQDEKDQTLNSTSAPFHHMEIGWPTNVQHLTHVTFDRFHGFLGLPLEFQVEIPTRVPSASISVFGVSAQSMQCSYDLRGNSVPTILLLMQERLYTQKGLKAEGIFRINPENSKEEHVRDQLNRGIVPGDIDVHCLAGLIKAWFRELPSGVLDGLSPEEVLQCNTEEKSVELVKQLQPTETALLNWAIDLMADVVEQEDSNKMNARNIAMVFAPNMTQMSDPLTALMHAVQVMNLLKTLILKALRERKETTIGGYSPMSCCSFGRCTDEEVDSEINTSCELRGPHAVHNARADYNASSESESEVGSFGEIEEISLKQLDDSKYTKNSFREFKGHLKIASPKIGSTFSTASGASIFDRRIINSSGLSTSDEEDSALTSVETELSRL, encoded by the exons atgacaGGAATGGTGATGATAAGAAAGGCAAGTGTTTGTGGTGGAGGTGGGAAAGAATCAAAAAGGAATGGTGAAGAAGAGCAAGAGTCATTGCTTGCATTACTTGTTTCAGCTATAAGAAAATCAATGGTTTCTTGTAGAGTTGAACAAGATGAAAAAGATCAAACACTAAACTCAACTTCAGCTCCTTTTCATCATATGGAGATTGGATGGCCTACAAATGTTCAGCATTTGACCCATGTTACATTTGATAGGTTTCATGGCTTCTTGGGTCTTCCTCTTGAGTTTCAAGTTGAAATTCCTACTAGAGTCCCCAGTGCcag TATAAGCGTCTTTGGAGTGTCAGCACAATCAATGCAATGCTCTTATGATTTAAGAGGAAACAGTGTGCCAACAATTCTCTTGCTAATGCAGGAGAGGTTATACACACAAAAAGGCTTAAAG GCAGAAGGAATCTTCCGCATAAACCCTGAAAACAGTAAAGAGGAACATGTCCGGGACCAGCTGAACAGAGGAATTGTGCCAGGAGACATTGATGTTCACTGCTTGGCAGGGCTGATTAAAGCCTGGTTCCGCGAACTGCCTTCTGGAGTGCTAGATGGACTTTCCCCTGAAGAGGTGTTACAGTGCAATACTGAAGAGAAGTCCGTTGAGCTAGTGAAACAGCTACAACCAACTGAGACAGCGCTACTCAACTGGGCAATTGACCTCATGGCTGATGTTGTTGAGCAGGAGGATTCCAACAAAATGAATGCTAGGAACATTGCCATGGTTTTTGCTCCGAATATGACACAG ATGTCTGATCCATTGACCGCTCTGATGCATGCTGTTCAAGTCATGAATTTGCTCAAGACCCTGATACTCAAAGCACTTCGGGAGCGTAAAGAGACTACAATCGGAGGATATTCACCGATGTCATGCTGTTCTTTTGGTAGGTGCACTGACGAGGAGGTTGACAGTGAGATAAATACCAGCTGTGAGCTGAGAGGACCACACGCTGTTCATAATGCGCGTGCCGATTATAATGCCAGTAGCGAAAGCGAAAGTGAAGTTGGGTCATTTGGTGAGATAGAAGAAATATCCTTGAAGCAACTGGATGACAGTAAGTACACAAAGAACAGTTTCAGGGAATTCAAGGGACACCTAAAAATAGCGAGTCCTAAAATTGGTTCTACCTTCAGTACAGCATCTGGTGCTTCAATATTCGATAGAAGAATTATTAACAGTTCTGGCCTAAGCACTAGCGATGAAGAAGACTCGGCATTGACTTCAGTCGAGACAGAACTGTCCAGACTATGA